In a genomic window of Polycladomyces abyssicola:
- a CDS encoding ABC transporter permease, with the protein MSPQKWFLRRWWSDWRFQYQVWRTVIDWTVALYLIVPSLAILIDRYLAWWKEEPSWLSPLPPSSLVGMAFLLVWLGSLRLYIEPADQLFLLQRTEWMRRFLRTGLLFAWIKQALESLWITVLLWPLFRQKMDVSFPAVVAWWIWIWQAKACVALVKRRLTVMERPFLKRVWTVLFFIAAGIGFVTVGYEGIDNPAVLFTAATILLGCWMIWMRMRVREQGTWLQDMAYEQTQRLKWASFIMGKSGVLNRPSYWVKKRPWLFPRSGRIFRKQTAAHVLAEAVIKSFFRNGQQLIQYGQLVGVCTMAVVVSPFWLRWGLWLLFSLLLGLWVRSYWRGWCSHALFRVWFPEGSIPKSGFIIAFSVLHLLGFLPLSVAVGIPSFGGWGALWMIPVGWGAGRLTVQLFASWEVSTGVPSRSGFPG; encoded by the coding sequence ATGTCGCCGCAGAAATGGTTTCTTCGGAGATGGTGGTCGGATTGGCGGTTTCAGTACCAGGTGTGGCGAACCGTGATCGATTGGACGGTGGCGTTGTACCTGATCGTCCCCAGTTTGGCGATTCTCATCGATCGCTACCTCGCTTGGTGGAAAGAAGAACCGAGCTGGCTTAGCCCTTTGCCGCCCAGTTCCCTGGTGGGGATGGCTTTTTTGTTGGTTTGGCTGGGATCGCTGCGATTGTACATCGAACCGGCTGATCAGTTGTTTTTGCTGCAACGGACGGAGTGGATGCGACGTTTTCTTCGCACCGGCCTTCTTTTTGCATGGATAAAGCAAGCGTTGGAGAGTTTGTGGATCACGGTTCTGCTGTGGCCGCTATTCCGACAAAAAATGGACGTTTCCTTTCCGGCAGTTGTGGCTTGGTGGATATGGATCTGGCAAGCCAAAGCGTGTGTGGCTCTTGTCAAAAGGAGACTGACCGTGATGGAACGCCCCTTCCTGAAACGGGTGTGGACGGTATTGTTCTTCATAGCTGCAGGGATCGGATTTGTCACGGTCGGTTATGAAGGGATCGACAATCCGGCAGTATTATTCACAGCGGCCACGATACTGTTGGGGTGCTGGATGATATGGATGCGTATGCGCGTCCGAGAGCAGGGAACCTGGCTTCAGGATATGGCGTATGAGCAAACCCAGCGGTTGAAGTGGGCATCGTTTATTATGGGCAAGTCAGGTGTGTTGAACCGCCCTTCCTATTGGGTCAAAAAGCGGCCGTGGCTGTTCCCGCGTTCCGGTAGGATATTTCGGAAGCAGACAGCCGCTCATGTTCTTGCGGAAGCGGTCATCAAATCCTTTTTCCGCAATGGCCAACAGTTGATCCAATACGGTCAATTGGTGGGCGTGTGCACGATGGCGGTCGTCGTTTCCCCGTTTTGGTTGCGATGGGGGTTATGGTTGCTGTTTTCCTTATTGTTGGGGTTATGGGTCCGTTCCTATTGGCGTGGGTGGTGTTCCCATGCGCTTTTTCGTGTGTGGTTTCCAGAGGGGAGCATTCCGAAAAGCGGGTTCATCATCGCCTTTTCCGTGCTGCATCTACTTGGGTTCCTCCCGCTGTCCGTAGCGGTTGGCATTCCTTCTTTCGGCGGTTGGGGGGCGTTATGGATGATCCCTGTCGGTTGGGGAGCAGGGCGATTAACCGTCCAACTGTTTGCCAGTTGGGAAGTATCTACCGGTGTACCCAGTAGATCGGGTTTTCCTGGGTAA
- a CDS encoding MFS transporter translates to MTLADQRWLIFCIASGVFASVMSTSMLSIAFPDLVQFFSISYETLQYRNILFFTFFAVGLPFFGKITDRIGARLVYLTGLSLFVLSCLISSVMTHWYGFLFFQSTQAVADAMIVPAIVTLIRHHFPDERVGWAFGWFSATLSLATIVGPALGGLILKTYEWHALFLVLAFCALISLILGWIRIPAYSTDEKPSGNASIPWISSLSLLAGIIILQMFLLEPSNIGMLVAALSALGGFCYGEARHMPLLPKGFYWHTRFLNACVRVFLIFMVINTIALYGPSYLRDVHHWPTDRIGWVILVESVTGMLFANLAGRAADRYPLSAMGSGMGLSLLGISLLLWTAFGVGSIWMFLFIYLLIGIGHTLTMPAQNKIALLSVPRQQTGNYMGLFQMIQFLTGAFAGGVFGSRVETDGVGRIDPFGFRWTMWICVGLLAGAFITVLVDRCLSKRRTDQSDAFDACH, encoded by the coding sequence ATGACATTGGCTGATCAGCGATGGTTGATCTTTTGTATTGCTTCGGGTGTGTTTGCCAGTGTGATGAGTACCTCTATGCTCTCCATCGCGTTCCCCGATCTCGTCCAATTCTTTTCGATCAGTTATGAGACACTTCAGTATAGAAACATCCTGTTCTTTACTTTTTTTGCGGTCGGGCTTCCGTTTTTCGGGAAAATTACAGATCGCATCGGTGCTCGACTGGTGTATCTGACGGGGTTGTCCCTTTTTGTTTTGTCCTGTTTGATCAGCAGTGTGATGACCCACTGGTACGGCTTTTTGTTTTTCCAATCGACACAGGCTGTTGCTGATGCGATGATCGTCCCGGCAATCGTGACACTGATTCGGCATCATTTTCCCGACGAGCGGGTGGGATGGGCGTTCGGTTGGTTTTCCGCCACCTTGTCATTGGCCACCATTGTGGGACCCGCTTTGGGGGGATTGATTCTCAAAACCTACGAGTGGCACGCGCTCTTTCTCGTTCTGGCCTTTTGTGCCTTGATCAGCTTGATACTTGGTTGGATACGTATTCCCGCCTACTCTACTGATGAAAAACCGTCCGGAAATGCGTCCATCCCTTGGATCAGCAGTTTGTCACTGTTGGCAGGGATCATCATCCTGCAAATGTTTTTGTTGGAGCCAAGCAACATCGGCATGCTGGTAGCAGCACTTTCGGCTCTGGGAGGATTCTGTTACGGAGAGGCGAGACACATGCCCCTGTTGCCCAAAGGGTTTTATTGGCATACTCGTTTTCTGAACGCTTGCGTACGTGTCTTTCTGATTTTTATGGTAATCAACACCATCGCCCTCTATGGCCCCAGTTATCTGCGGGATGTTCACCATTGGCCGACGGATCGGATCGGATGGGTGATCCTGGTCGAGTCGGTGACCGGCATGCTCTTCGCCAATCTGGCTGGCAGGGCGGCGGACCGGTATCCGTTGTCGGCGATGGGAAGCGGTATGGGGTTGAGCCTTCTCGGTATCAGCCTGTTGTTGTGGACGGCTTTTGGTGTCGGTTCCATATGGATGTTTCTCTTCATCTATTTATTGATCGGTATTGGTCATACCCTTACCATGCCCGCGCAGAACAAAATCGCGTTGCTGAGTGTCCCGAGGCAACAAACGGGTAACTATATGGGACTTTTTCAAATGATACAGTTTCTTACAGGTGCATTCGCAGGGGGTGTGTTCGGTTCACGGGTGGAGACAGACGGAGTGGGACGGATCGATCCCTTCGGCTTCCGGTGGACGATGTGGATCTGTGTGGGATTATTGGCCGGAGCGTTCATTACGGTGTTGGTTGATCGGTGCCTGTCCAAAAGGCGGACAGATCAGTCGGATGCATTCGACGCCTGCCATTGA
- a CDS encoding ABC transporter ATP-binding protein has translation MVHDISFSLKSGEMMGLIGPNGAGKSTTIKAILGLLENVDGRVSLTGPRQRYSYVPEHPVLYDDLTVWEHLELAASAYTMPRDEFEKKADELLERFQMTKEKHHLPRSFSKGMQQKVMLIVGFLLQPDLYIVDEPFIGLDPRATKELLCLLMEERKRGAAVLLSTHVLDTAEKICDSFLLLTGGRCVARGTLAELRSRMGREEASLMDCFDFLTSA, from the coding sequence GTGGTACACGATATATCGTTTTCGCTGAAAAGCGGTGAAATGATGGGATTGATCGGTCCCAATGGCGCAGGAAAAAGCACCACCATTAAAGCGATTTTGGGCTTATTGGAAAACGTGGACGGTCGGGTGAGCCTGACAGGCCCCCGCCAACGGTACAGTTATGTGCCGGAGCACCCGGTACTGTACGATGACTTGACAGTGTGGGAGCATCTGGAATTGGCGGCTTCCGCTTATACGATGCCCCGTGATGAATTTGAAAAGAAAGCCGATGAGCTGTTGGAGCGGTTTCAAATGACGAAAGAGAAGCATCATCTTCCACGAAGCTTTTCCAAAGGGATGCAGCAAAAGGTGATGCTGATCGTAGGATTTTTGTTGCAACCGGACCTCTATATCGTGGATGAGCCTTTTATTGGTTTAGACCCGCGGGCGACCAAGGAGCTGCTGTGTTTGTTGATGGAAGAGCGCAAGCGCGGGGCAGCCGTGCTGTTGTCGACGCATGTGTTGGATACGGCCGAAAAGATCTGCGATTCGTTTCTCCTGCTTACGGGAGGGCGATGTGTGGCTCGTGGCACGCTGGCGGAGCTACGGTCGCGGATGGGACGTGAGGAAGCATCGTTGATGGATTGTTTTGATTTCCTCACGTCGGCCTAG